Within Pseudomonas tructae, the genomic segment TTGTGAGGGCTCAATACTGGCTAGCCATTTGGTCTGGTCTGTGGGTGATGGACGATGATGACAGGCTTTGCTTCCGGTGGCGTGACAACAAGGTAGAGAGCGAGCCCCAGGACGGTTGATTCTGCACTTGAAACACGCTGCTCGGCCTCAGCAATCAACTACTTCGGCAAAAAAATGCCGGCGCCTGGCCAGACAATCGTCTGCTGATTGCGATGGAGAACGTGATGAAAAACCCGGTTGCTGCTCGAAAACAGTTAGAGGTGACGGTCAGCAACCCGTTCATCCCTCCTGCGGCATATCGCAGGGAGTTGGCTCTCGTATTGGAATGTATTGGAGAGCACCTGACCCAGCGTGAATTTGAGGCACTGGTGTACAAAAAGCTTCGCCTTGAGGACTCAGCGCCGGCAGAACCCCAGTATCTCCAAGCGGCGGTCGAACTCACTGTATGTACGCACTACGCCCTGAATTTCCCCAGCGACTTCGTTTATGAAGACAAGGTGGTACCACCTCGTGATGTGGACTGCTCCTTCCGAAGCGAAGGCTACAAATTCAACGTTGAGGTGAAATGTGCCGACTACACGACCAAGCAAGAAATCGATTCAGGCAGCCAATTCATCATCCGGGCCATAGGGCGGATGCCGGATTACAACGACACAGTCGCTCAGCTTCAAGAGACCTTTGCCAGTGGTGGTAACAGTTTGACGAAAGGGCTTCACATGGACAACAAGCTGAAGGACTACCTGTGTGATGCCCATGAAAAGTTCCCGGATGAAACAGACCTCAGCCAGTACAACGTTCTCGTCGTCGGCTGCGATGATGCGTGGGATATGCAGCAGTGGGAAGGCTACCTGACCGGACAGCAGGGCATGTTCACCGAGGATTCTTTTGTAGACCCTGCGCGCTATGGCAACGTCGATCTGGTCGTCCTGACCAACCTGTACCATCGACATAAATCGGTCACGGACAAAGACAAGCTCGAGGGGCATTGGACGTTTGCCAACGCCTTTTCCCTTCTCTATGAAAACCCTAAATCGAACAAGCCCAGGTCGATGTTGTACGCCTTTTCAAGGACGCTGCGTTTTTACAACAATGAGGTGATCGGACATAAGCTGCAGGGCGATGCTCCCGACTTTATGAAGGAGCGCCTGGCGATTTCCCATTACGTCGCTGAGGTGCTTTGGCCACAAGGTCACTACGCCTTCCAGCCCAAATCACGTAAACCACCGCAAGAGGCTAACGGGCCAAGCTGAGCGGCTTGGTCAAATGCTCTGCTAGCCAGCAGCATGTTGGCATTAATGTCCTGAGTCTGTTGAAACCGAGTCTACGAATGGTCAGCATCGCAGCGAAAATTGCGATGCTGATGGAGGAAAGCCGTGCGCACCTTGGAATACGCTCAGCCTACTGAACACATGAAGCTGACGGACGTTATGGATCTGGACAGCGCCGCACCTATCGAGATCGCCAGCTTCCTGAGCCGCGAATTGTCCTTGGTCATACAGGATAGGGCGGAGCTTGCGTCACGTTTCGTACTGGATCGAGACAAGCCCTGGTTAGTTTGTCAGCTCTGCGGCGCCGCTCTTTTACTGGTGCGCACGCACCATCGTTTTTTCCATTTCCGCCATCACCCGACCATCGAAGGCCTCATCAAATGCGATATCTCTACCAGAGGTGAGCTCAGCCCAGCCCAGATCACAGCGATCAAGTACAACGCGCAAAAGGAGAGCGCGGCGCACCTGCGGCTAAAGGGGATCATTCGCGACAGCTTGGTTGCAGACAGATCGTGCGGCGATCCTCAAGTAGAGAAAGTTTGGAAAGGCCAAGCGGTCGCCGAACGTGCCACCTGGCGCAAGCCAGACGTCCAAGTGGTGAGGGGCAATGACCGTATCGCCTTCGAAGTACAGTTATCCACGACGTTCCTTACGGAGATCGTCGGTCGACGCGAGTTCTATAGGGCCAACGGCGGATCGATGATCTGGGTATTCGAGAATTTCGACCCTAGTGCAACCAGAACGGCGGAGGAGGACATATTCTTCCTGAACAATCTGAACGTCTTCATCGTCAATGATCGGACGCTGGCGCTGTCCAGGTCTGCTGGCCGCATGGCGTTTGATTGCTGGTACGCCGTGCCTCAGTTGGTCGGCCGCACCATTGTGAACGAATGGAGGAGGGCTGACGTTTATCTGGACGAGCTGACGTTTAGCTTCCGGAAGCAGATCGTGTTCTATAACGACTATCAGGCGCAGAGAGAAGCACTGGAGGCATCGGTCAACAGTGACGTGCTACGCCGCGATTTTCATGCGTTCTGGATGGAGTTCAGCAGGCAGGACACTCCAGAGTCCCGGGAACGCTGGCTCGATTTGCGCGAGCGCATGGCAAATGTATTTCCCGCTATCAAGCTTCCCAACTTCCATTGGTCAGACCCTTTTCAAGGGGCCGTTTCCATTATGCTAAGTGCGCGATACGGACGGCCGATAGGATACCGATTCGAGCGCCTGCTCAATGTCTGCAACCAGGCTTTCGACTCCTACAAACCATTCCTGCTTCAGTTCGGTTGGACACTGGAACTCTTTGAGCAAAATGAGCTGTTGATCGAACAAGACAAGAAGGGTACCTGGGCGAAGCGACGTGCAATCATCCGCGCCGCGCTCAGAGAGCGGGATGACGCCTATCGGCCCGATCGACAATACAACCATTTATTTGCATTCCTGGTACCTGAGCTCAAGGAACGACTAATCAACATGCGCGAGTGGTGATCAATCCGGCGCAGCATCTCCAGCAAGCTGGCGCCGGCGATAGAGGAGCCGGTGGCTCTCTACTCAGCAGCAATGATTACTCCCTCGGCAAGGTGGAGGGCCTCAGGTAGTCGTTTCTGTGTCACCCTCATCAGCCCTGTTTCTGAGTAAGCCACGATATCGAAGGCAAGTGTGCATGCCTCTCCGATCAGGTACTCATGGCCTTAAGGCAGTCACAACATAGTTAGCGCGTAATTTAAATACTGTAAACCTATTCCTTGCACTGTAAACCTCTCCGGTTTACTGGTTAAAAAGTAGGTTTACAAGCCATTATCAGCGGGGCAGGCACCAGGCCTTTTTCGGTTCTGGAGGTGCTTTCGGCCGGTATGCGGGCGCGAGCAACTATACTGTATACAAATACAGTTAATTGGTCGACACTGAAAAATGCTCATCTGAATATAGGTCGTTGATTTCTAGAGATTCTGGTAATTCGTGGCAAAGTCCGGTTTTAGGGTGCAGGTGACAGCTGTAAGCGCAATGACATAGCACCTGATTTAACATAATATACATTATGCGTATCGCTGTATTGAATCGTCACACCCTTGGTAGGCCCGTTCTGAACCTGCGCAATCTCTTTCTCTTTTCCTCACCCACGACTGGCCATCGCTCCTGGTATTCGATTTAATCGTCCGCTGGATCCCCTCAACCCACGAGGCTTTGCATGAAGCAATGTGTCACCGTATTCGCCAGCTTGCTGTTGCTGGCTGGCTGCGACATCTCGATCAACACCAACGCGCCCGACACCAGCACATCAACGGTAACGCTCTCCGAACCTGGCACTGTGCAACAGCAACGTCATATTGGCGAAAAAGCCCTGGAGTTCTTGCTGCTGCTCGATGCAGGCAGATCCGATTTGACCTGGCCTGAGGCCGGGTCGGCGCTCAAGGCCTCGACGACCGAGTCCAATTGGGTCAAGGGGCTCAGCGGCCTGCGCATGGGCCTGGGCGAATTGAAGCAGCGTGAGCGTGCACTGATTTCGTTCACCAAGCAGTTGCCCAATGCGCCTGCGGGCCATTACGCCGCCATCCAGATTCAATCAACCTTTGCAAACATGACCGTCACTGAGGCGGTGCTTCTCGGTGAAGAAGATGAACAATGGCGTGTTGTTGGCTACAACGTCAGTAAAACCGTAGAGGTTGCGACCAAATTCAGCCTGTTTTAACGTGTCTGCTTCGATACACAGTCATTGAGTACGCTCAAATGACTGCATTCGCTCAAACGACGCCCTCTTTTAGTTTGGAAACTATGCATTATTTGTATAACTCAACTAAATAACTATTTAGTTGAGTTATATTCGCTCCCCTCAGGCAAACAACTTCAGCACGTCATCCTTCCACTCATGCCCCTCCAGCGACCAGCCCTTGCCCACCGATGGCGGGAAACCGGAATGGCAATAGCCTTGCTTGCCGGCGAAATCAAACACGGCGTGAGGATGGTCATTGATCAGCAGCACCGCCTTGCTATGGTCCATGGACCAACCTATCTTCACCGTCGAGGGCTTTTCCCGATCGGATATTTCGTCAACGTTGTAGATATGCAGCGCATCCTGGATCGGGTTGTCATCAGCGCTGGTGTCCAGGGCATAAAAGTAGCCGGTTTCTTCATCGTCCTCGAAAACCACAACGAATGGTCCCTCTTGCGCCGGTGCCTCGATGACGGTGGCACTTCCGACGTTGAGCTGTTGTTCTGCTGCAAGATAAATGGGCATGCGGACATCCTTGATTGAAGGCGCCGATGATGCCTAACCAAGCGTCTTGCCCGCAAGCTATGCAGCCTCAGAAGGTAAGCCAGGCGATGCTCCACAGCGCAGCAAACAGCAAAAACACGGCGGCAAAAATGAAACGGGTCCAGGTATCGGGAATCACGTTGTCTGCATCGGCTGGGTCGTAATACACCCCGACCACATCGCCCCTCTCTACACCGGAAAACTCGCCGCTGAACGTCACCTTCTCGAAGTCGCCAGCAATGGTCGTGAATATCACTGTCGTGCCGTTGCTCTCGCCGATATGCCCTCTGCTGCTTACGGTACCTGGCGAGGTACGGATGACATGGGCATCTGCATATTCCCCATTGAGCCTGAGATTGAAAAACCAGTAACCCTGGACATAGGCGCCAAAACCAAGGGTCAAGACCCCCACCAGCCAGATGAATTTCTTCCACATAGTCGTCGACAAAAAAGTCCATATCAATATGCCATTAGCCCATTTGTGCTAATCGACCCCCCTCCTCCCTGGCGCTATATTCCTTGCAACCCCAGTGTTCCCCAACGCCGCGATTATGCAACGTGAGGGATCGTTTTGCCGGTAAAAATCAGAACAACACCAAGGAAGATGCGCCATGAAACTCAACCCTGCATTCAGCAAAATCACCCTGCTCAGCGCCCTGCTGGTAGCGCTCGCCGGCTGCCAGACCATGAAACCCAACGAGGACCGGCTCAAGTCTACTGCACAGACCACCATCGGTGAGCCGGTGACCAAGATTTCCAACGTGCGCAACGACAACAGCGCTACCTACTACATCGCCAGCACCGCGTCGGGTGATTACAACTGCGAACTGCCCAGCGGCGTGATGATCGGCATTGCCTCCATGGGCATGGGCATGAGCGCGCACTGCTACAACAAGAACAGCGGCCGGCCGCAGAACCCGCTGCAGCGCTATTGATCCTGAGCTAGGCCGAGGGCAGCGAGGCCTTGTGCATCTCGCGCAAGGCCGCGCGTAGCTCGGCCGGACGCACGGGTTTGGACAAAATCGCGATCTGGCGGTCGTGCAGGGCCGCCTGGATTTTCTGTACCTCGTGCCCGGTGAGGATCAGCGCCGGCACTGCCCTGCCCCGCTGGGCCCGCATCTGGTCGATGCACTCGATGCCGGTGGCGTGGTTGCCCAGGTCATAGTCGGCAATGATGATATCGCAGTCACTGACCAGCGCCTGGCCGCTGGACTCGGCCTGCACCTCACATCCCCAACGTTCAAGCAAGGCTTGGGTAGCCAGCAGGACGTTGCGGTCATCTTCCACCAGGCACACTTTCAAACCGGTCAGCAGGCCAACCTGGCTGGCGTGCTCACGCTGTGCCTGTTGTGCGGGGGCGTTGACCCGAGCCAAACCCAGGAGGCTGACCGCTGTGCCCTGGCCGGGTCGCGAACGGATCGCCACGTCAATGTTCATCATCCGGCCCAGACGCCTGACAATCGAAAGCCCCAGGCCCACGCCTTCGACGTCCTTGTCGCGCAGTTGGCGCACGCGGTAGAACTCCTCGAAGACTTTAGGCAGCTCATCGGCTGCAATGCCTCGGCCCTGGTCGTAGATGACGATGGCCAACCCCTCACCGCGCCTGCGCACGGCAATCAGCACCGGCCGTTGCGCGGCGTATTTGAAGCAGTTGGACAGCAGGTTCTGGACCATGGTGGCAAGCAGCGCCGGGTCGACCCACACCCAGTGTTCACCGGGGTGCAGGCGCAGTTCCACCCCGGCCCAGCGCGCCGCTTCGGCGTTCTGGCGTACCTGATCGTGGAGGAACTCATCCAGTTTCACCCGCTGCAAGCGTGCTTGCAGGCGACCGTTGTCGAGGGTGTAAAGATCAAGAATGGAGCGAAACAATTGCGACACGTTGAGCAGCGAGCGGTCGATGTTGTCCACCAGTCGCCGCTCTTCATCGCCCAGGCGTGCTTCGCGCAGGCACGCGGTAAACAGGCCGATGGAGTGAATGGGCTGACGCAGGTCGTGACTGGCCTGGGCAAGAAAGCGCGATTTTTCCAGATTGGCAGCGGTGGCCTCTTCGGAGGCCTTGCGCGTACGTTCGAGCAACAGGTGGGCGTAGATGGGGATGACCGTGCTGGTGATCATCAGCATCAGCACCATGAACGGCTGCGCCTGCCAGTAAGG encodes:
- a CDS encoding hybrid sensor histidine kinase/response regulator, which encodes MKFEKNTELDQANLRIIVACIAVVYIGVLGFLPGQQVDTYLPIVIYIILFLLLSIILRQVIVRWPGVYPARRVFSMVQDYTGTCFGLVVGGEAALPLYAVMVWVNLGNGMRYGSRYLAIATVLALLALLAVYQLTPYWQAQPFMVLMLMITSTVIPIYAHLLLERTRKASEEATAANLEKSRFLAQASHDLRQPIHSIGLFTACLREARLGDEERRLVDNIDRSLLNVSQLFRSILDLYTLDNGRLQARLQRVKLDEFLHDQVRQNAEAARWAGVELRLHPGEHWVWVDPALLATMVQNLLSNCFKYAAQRPVLIAVRRRGEGLAIVIYDQGRGIAADELPKVFEEFYRVRQLRDKDVEGVGLGLSIVRRLGRMMNIDVAIRSRPGQGTAVSLLGLARVNAPAQQAQREHASQVGLLTGLKVCLVEDDRNVLLATQALLERWGCEVQAESSGQALVSDCDIIIADYDLGNHATGIECIDQMRAQRGRAVPALILTGHEVQKIQAALHDRQIAILSKPVRPAELRAALREMHKASLPSA
- a CDS encoding DUF4019 domain-containing protein; translation: MLLLAGCDISINTNAPDTSTSTVTLSEPGTVQQQRHIGEKALEFLLLLDAGRSDLTWPEAGSALKASTTESNWVKGLSGLRMGLGELKQRERALISFTKQLPNAPAGHYAAIQIQSTFANMTVTEAVLLGEEDEQWRVVGYNVSKTVEVATKFSLF
- a CDS encoding DUF2251 domain-containing protein; this translates as MPIYLAAEQQLNVGSATVIEAPAQEGPFVVVFEDDEETGYFYALDTSADDNPIQDALHIYNVDEISDREKPSTVKIGWSMDHSKAVLLINDHPHAVFDFAGKQGYCHSGFPPSVGKGWSLEGHEWKDDVLKLFA
- a CDS encoding DUF3592 domain-containing protein, whose product is MWKKFIWLVGVLTLGFGAYVQGYWFFNLRLNGEYADAHVIRTSPGTVSSRGHIGESNGTTVIFTTIAGDFEKVTFSGEFSGVERGDVVGVYYDPADADNVIPDTWTRFIFAAVFLLFAALWSIAWLTF
- a CDS encoding DUF6035 family protein, which codes for MRTLEYAQPTEHMKLTDVMDLDSAAPIEIASFLSRELSLVIQDRAELASRFVLDRDKPWLVCQLCGAALLLVRTHHRFFHFRHHPTIEGLIKCDISTRGELSPAQITAIKYNAQKESAAHLRLKGIIRDSLVADRSCGDPQVEKVWKGQAVAERATWRKPDVQVVRGNDRIAFEVQLSTTFLTEIVGRREFYRANGGSMIWVFENFDPSATRTAEEDIFFLNNLNVFIVNDRTLALSRSAGRMAFDCWYAVPQLVGRTIVNEWRRADVYLDELTFSFRKQIVFYNDYQAQREALEASVNSDVLRRDFHAFWMEFSRQDTPESRERWLDLRERMANVFPAIKLPNFHWSDPFQGAVSIMLSARYGRPIGYRFERLLNVCNQAFDSYKPFLLQFGWTLELFEQNELLIEQDKKGTWAKRRAIIRAALRERDDAYRPDRQYNHLFAFLVPELKERLINMREW